In the genome of Hymenobacter cellulosivorans, one region contains:
- the rplO gene encoding 50S ribosomal protein L15: MNLSNLSPAVGSTRTNKRLGRGTGSGRGGTSTRGHKGQKSRSGYSKKSGFEGGQMPLQRRVPKFGFKNINRVEYKGINLDALTSLNEKNSTSTMDVAYFVSAGLVSKNAKIKILGRGEVTTALEVHAHAFSKSAIEAIEKAGGKAVTL; encoded by the coding sequence ATGAATCTCAGCAATCTATCACCCGCCGTAGGCTCAACGCGCACCAACAAGCGCTTGGGTCGTGGTACGGGTTCCGGCCGCGGCGGCACGTCGACGCGTGGTCACAAAGGTCAAAAGTCTCGTTCGGGTTACTCCAAGAAGTCTGGCTTCGAAGGTGGCCAGATGCCACTGCAGCGCCGTGTTCCGAAGTTCGGCTTCAAGAACATCAACCGCGTGGAGTACAAAGGCATCAATTTGGATGCTCTGACCAGCCTCAACGAAAAGAACAGCACTTCCACTATGGACGTTGCTTACTTCGTATCGGCTGGCTTGGTTTCCAAGAACGCTAAAATCAAAATCCTGGGTCGTGGGGAAGTTACCACTGCTCTGGAAGTACATGCCCATGCATTCTCGAAGTCGGCTATCGAAGCCATCGAGAAAGCTGGTGGTAAAGCTGTGACGCTGTAA
- the rpmD gene encoding 50S ribosomal protein L30, whose product MAQIQIKLVKSVIDRPERQKRTVKALGLGKIGSTKAVENTPQVAGMVAAVQHLLEVTEL is encoded by the coding sequence ATGGCGCAGATCCAAATCAAACTCGTGAAAAGCGTTATTGACCGCCCTGAGCGTCAAAAACGTACCGTTAAGGCCCTGGGCCTCGGTAAAATCGGTAGCACGAAGGCCGTAGAAAATACGCCTCAGGTTGCCGGTATGGTAGCCGCTGTGCAGCACCTCTTGGAAGTAACTGAACTCTAG